One genomic segment of Actinoplanes ianthinogenes includes these proteins:
- a CDS encoding DUF4132 domain-containing protein gives MGWVPAGAGYEVSIDGRRVIARTSEGKALKSLPKAIKDHEAVAGLRQLVEWLQRHEETCRAEVERWMIRSLPVPVALIAQVWADEAWRAVLRDLVVVPVGADSPAAALLRDADQDKGLGVVDLDGESTRITTEQVLIPHPVRLPDLDDLREFAADLGVEQGTLQLFREVWHKPADPAEQQRELRRYADAAFKELRHAQTRATSAGYRVQGGTAVCRIWEDGRSVVASVWIGDGDPGYETVLSELSFTDAAGEQLAIADVPPVAWSEGLRMAAHLHAGRAVEEEQAA, from the coding sequence ATGGGTTGGGTTCCGGCGGGTGCCGGCTACGAGGTCAGCATCGACGGGCGCCGGGTGATCGCCCGGACGAGCGAGGGCAAGGCGTTGAAGAGCCTGCCCAAGGCGATCAAGGATCACGAGGCGGTGGCCGGTCTCCGGCAGCTGGTCGAGTGGCTCCAGCGGCACGAGGAGACCTGCCGGGCCGAGGTCGAGCGCTGGATGATCCGGTCGCTGCCGGTGCCGGTCGCGCTCATCGCGCAGGTGTGGGCCGACGAGGCGTGGCGGGCGGTGCTGCGGGACCTCGTGGTCGTCCCGGTCGGCGCCGACTCCCCCGCCGCGGCCCTGCTGCGCGACGCCGACCAGGACAAGGGCCTCGGCGTGGTCGACCTGGACGGCGAGTCGACCCGGATCACCACCGAGCAGGTGCTGATCCCGCACCCGGTGCGGCTGCCCGACCTGGACGACCTCCGGGAGTTCGCCGCCGACCTCGGCGTCGAGCAGGGCACCCTCCAGCTGTTCCGGGAGGTCTGGCACAAGCCGGCCGACCCGGCCGAGCAGCAGCGCGAGCTCCGGCGCTATGCCGATGCCGCGTTCAAGGAGCTGCGGCACGCGCAGACCCGGGCCACCTCGGCGGGCTACCGGGTGCAGGGCGGCACCGCCGTCTGCCGGATCTGGGAGGACGGCCGCAGCGTCGTCGCGTCGGTGTGGATCGGCGACGGCGACCCGGGTTACGAGACGGTGCTCTCCGAGCTCTCCTTCACCGACGCCGCCGGCGAGCAGCTGGCCATCGCCGACGTGCCGCCGGTCGCCTGGTCCGAGGGCCTGCGGATGGCCGCTCACCTGCACGCCGGCCGCGCGGTCGAGGAGGAGCAGGCCGCATGA
- a CDS encoding response regulator transcription factor, translating into MLVIEDDRDIREAVDRLLSMAGHAVRLCETALDGLRELTRRPPDVVVLDLNLPDLDGAAVLRGIRSASAVPVVVATARGEESEMIRLLRAGADDYVVKPYSAEQLEARIAAVLRRAPGPAGTTLTVGGIELDPDGRTASLDGAPLQLSRLEFDLLAYLMRRAGKVVTRRQVLDDVWGPEGRSPETVDVHVTWLRRKLGERAAAPRYLHTVRGVGIRLSAPEATG; encoded by the coding sequence GTGCTGGTGATCGAGGATGATCGCGACATCCGGGAGGCGGTCGACCGGCTCCTGTCCATGGCCGGGCACGCCGTGCGGCTCTGCGAGACCGCGCTCGACGGGCTGCGCGAGCTGACCCGCCGGCCCCCCGACGTCGTGGTTCTCGACCTCAACCTGCCGGATCTCGACGGCGCCGCGGTGCTGCGCGGCATCCGCTCGGCGTCCGCGGTGCCGGTGGTCGTCGCCACCGCGCGTGGCGAGGAGAGCGAGATGATCCGCCTGCTGCGGGCCGGCGCCGACGACTACGTGGTGAAGCCGTACTCGGCCGAGCAGCTGGAGGCACGGATCGCCGCGGTGCTGCGGCGCGCCCCCGGTCCGGCCGGCACGACGCTGACGGTGGGCGGGATCGAGCTCGATCCGGACGGGCGGACCGCCTCGCTCGACGGCGCGCCGCTGCAGCTCTCCCGGCTGGAGTTCGACCTGCTGGCCTACCTCATGCGCCGGGCCGGCAAGGTGGTCACCCGGCGCCAGGTGCTCGACGACGTCTGGGGTCCGGAGGGCCGCTCGCCGGAGACCGTCGACGTGCACGTGACCTGGCTGCGCCGCAAGCTCGGCGAGCGCGCGGCGGCGCCGCGTTACCTGCACACCGTGCGCGGGGTCGGCATCCGGCTGTCCGCGCCGGAGGCCACCGGCTGA
- a CDS encoding HAMP domain-containing sensor histidine kinase, with translation MRRSYVWVALAVTTLVALAFVIPLAMLVRTAVRDRALREAERQALGLSAVLVVATDRDLVLNSIMSTEAGKQGQLAAHLPRLGTVGTSRVDTGAVGRVRQRQVATTVQVAGGQVYLRPVALPEGLTAVIEVYVPADALRAGVGLAWLVLIGEAIVLVGVSTLLADRLAARVVRASQDLARTATALGAGSLHARVRPSGPREIEDVGGALNVLADRFTELLATERALAANLSHRLRVPLTALRLNTETLSPGADRDRQARLVDRLEQEINAVIVEAARPLAARPRLRCDLGAVVADRTEFWGALAEDQGRPWQTQPPPSGITVPAAFSMVAEALDVLLGNVFHHTPETAACRVSVQRGPDWASVTVDDAGPGFRDAEAAVSRGASGADSTGLGLDIARRLAADTGGRLTVGRSDLGGAQVVLTLGVAGDDTPAPESRPGLWRRLGGAHAR, from the coding sequence ATGAGACGCAGTTATGTTTGGGTCGCCCTCGCGGTGACCACACTGGTGGCGCTGGCGTTCGTCATCCCGCTCGCCATGCTCGTGCGCACCGCGGTCCGGGATCGCGCGCTGCGCGAGGCGGAGCGGCAGGCTCTCGGGCTGTCGGCCGTGCTGGTGGTCGCCACCGATCGCGACCTGGTCCTCAACTCGATCATGAGCACCGAGGCCGGCAAGCAGGGACAGTTGGCGGCGCACCTGCCCAGGCTCGGGACGGTCGGCACCTCGCGGGTCGACACCGGCGCCGTCGGGCGCGTCCGGCAGCGGCAGGTCGCCACCACCGTCCAGGTGGCCGGGGGCCAGGTGTACCTGAGGCCGGTGGCGCTGCCCGAGGGACTGACCGCGGTGATCGAGGTCTACGTGCCGGCCGACGCCCTGCGCGCCGGCGTCGGCCTGGCCTGGCTGGTGCTGATCGGCGAGGCGATCGTGCTGGTGGGCGTCTCGACGTTGCTGGCCGACCGGCTCGCCGCCCGGGTCGTGCGGGCCAGCCAGGACCTGGCCCGGACCGCCACCGCCCTGGGGGCGGGCAGCCTGCATGCCCGGGTCCGCCCGAGCGGCCCGCGGGAGATCGAGGACGTCGGCGGCGCGCTGAACGTGCTCGCCGACCGGTTCACCGAGCTGCTGGCCACCGAGCGAGCCCTCGCGGCGAACCTGTCACACCGGCTCCGGGTGCCACTGACGGCGCTGCGGCTGAACACCGAGACGCTGTCGCCCGGCGCCGACCGCGACCGGCAGGCACGGCTGGTCGACCGCCTGGAACAGGAGATCAACGCCGTGATCGTCGAGGCCGCGCGGCCGCTGGCGGCCCGGCCCCGGCTGCGCTGCGACCTGGGCGCCGTGGTGGCCGACCGGACCGAGTTCTGGGGCGCGCTCGCCGAGGACCAGGGCCGGCCGTGGCAGACGCAGCCGCCGCCGTCCGGCATCACCGTGCCGGCCGCCTTCTCGATGGTCGCCGAGGCCCTCGACGTCCTGCTGGGCAACGTCTTCCACCACACCCCGGAGACCGCCGCCTGCCGGGTGTCGGTGCAGCGGGGCCCGGACTGGGCATCGGTCACCGTCGACGACGCCGGCCCGGGATTCCGGGACGCGGAGGCCGCCGTCTCCCGGGGCGCGAGCGGCGCCGACTCGACGGGCCTGGGCCTGGACATCGCCCGGCGGCTCGCCGCCGACACCGGCGGCCGGCTCACCGTGGGGCGCAGCGACCTGGGCGGCGCGCAGGTCGTGCTGACCCTCGGCGTGGCGGGCGACGACACCCCCGCTCCGGAGTCCCGGCCGGGACTGTGGCGACGGCTCGGCGGCGCGCATGCCCGTTAG
- a CDS encoding M4 family metallopeptidase, with amino-acid sequence MKHKVALAAGIAAVTVAGSLALTMPDGNAATSPAAKAEPTTPGSVPTAVATSRATSSAAALVAKKPKLFFKSGHDELVRRQVVSQAGLQYVSYTRSYQGLPVEGGDAVVVTDANGSVLGNYVAQDQALSVGTTAKVSAKAAVRTARRQLAKVDSVDGSTLKVVAREAGILAYEVILSGRKRVDGALVPSHLHVFVDASTGKVLSDLTRDDVVDATGHGAYYGDVTISTTGSGGRFTLTDPTRPGLQCGGQNGAAFSATTDTWGTGNATDLVTGCVDAMYTVSQEWNMLRDWLGRDGIDGNGHAFPIRLGLDDVNAFWNGSRVEIGHSSDNRRLLTVMDVLGHEFGHAINQFTPGGSSSGNEAGGLNESTGDIFGALTEFFANDAHDPGDYTVGEMANLAGSGPIRNMADPSKLGDPNCFSSAIPSTEVHAAAGPQNHWFYLLAEGSRPTNGQPASPTCNNSTVTGLGIRKAGKIYMATLMRKTSGWTHAKARAASVAAAAQLFGNGTECATVKAAWNAVSVPAAAGEPSCTGGAPSSPAATPTATATATPTATATATPTGTGSPTGTPSGDCQTGFASHDSGAVAAGATAVTSTFTASSGRHAACLAGPSGADFDLYLDKNVNGRWTNVARSTGETARENLAYTGTAGTYRYRIVSYAGSGNAVLGWNAPTGS; translated from the coding sequence TTGAAACACAAAGTCGCCCTGGCGGCCGGGATCGCGGCGGTCACCGTCGCCGGCTCCCTCGCCCTCACCATGCCGGACGGGAACGCGGCCACGTCCCCGGCGGCCAAGGCCGAGCCCACCACCCCCGGCTCGGTCCCGACGGCGGTCGCCACATCCCGGGCGACGTCCTCCGCGGCCGCCCTGGTGGCGAAGAAGCCGAAGCTGTTCTTCAAGAGCGGCCACGACGAGCTGGTCCGCCGCCAGGTGGTCAGCCAGGCCGGCCTCCAGTACGTCTCGTACACCCGGTCGTACCAGGGCCTGCCGGTCGAGGGCGGCGACGCGGTCGTGGTCACCGACGCCAACGGCTCGGTGCTCGGCAACTACGTGGCCCAGGACCAGGCGCTGTCCGTCGGCACCACGGCGAAGGTCTCCGCCAAGGCGGCCGTCCGCACGGCGCGGCGGCAGCTGGCCAAGGTCGACTCCGTGGACGGCAGCACCCTCAAGGTGGTCGCCCGCGAGGCCGGGATCCTGGCGTACGAGGTGATCCTCTCCGGCCGCAAGCGGGTCGACGGCGCCCTGGTCCCCAGCCACCTGCACGTGTTCGTGGACGCGAGCACCGGCAAGGTGCTGAGCGACCTGACCCGCGACGACGTCGTGGACGCCACCGGGCACGGCGCCTACTACGGCGACGTGACGATCAGCACCACCGGCTCGGGCGGCCGGTTCACCCTGACCGACCCGACGCGTCCCGGGCTCCAGTGCGGCGGGCAGAACGGCGCCGCGTTCAGCGCCACGACCGACACCTGGGGCACCGGCAACGCCACCGACCTGGTCACCGGCTGCGTCGACGCGATGTACACCGTCTCGCAGGAGTGGAACATGCTGCGGGACTGGCTGGGCCGCGACGGCATCGACGGCAACGGCCACGCCTTCCCGATCCGGCTGGGCCTGGACGACGTCAACGCGTTCTGGAACGGCTCGCGGGTCGAGATCGGGCACTCCTCCGACAACCGGCGGCTGCTCACCGTGATGGACGTGCTGGGCCACGAGTTCGGGCACGCCATCAACCAGTTCACCCCGGGCGGGTCGAGCAGCGGCAACGAGGCCGGCGGCCTGAACGAGTCCACCGGCGACATCTTCGGCGCGCTGACCGAGTTCTTCGCGAACGACGCGCACGACCCCGGTGACTACACCGTGGGCGAGATGGCCAACCTGGCCGGCAGCGGACCGATCCGCAACATGGCCGACCCGTCGAAGCTCGGCGACCCGAACTGCTTCTCCAGCGCCATCCCCAGCACCGAGGTGCACGCCGCGGCGGGTCCGCAGAACCACTGGTTCTACCTGCTCGCCGAGGGCAGCCGGCCCACCAACGGGCAGCCGGCCAGTCCGACCTGCAACAACAGCACGGTGACCGGCCTGGGCATCCGGAAGGCCGGCAAGATCTACATGGCCACGCTGATGCGCAAGACCAGCGGCTGGACGCACGCGAAGGCCCGGGCCGCCTCAGTGGCCGCGGCGGCGCAGCTGTTCGGCAACGGCACCGAGTGCGCCACCGTCAAGGCGGCGTGGAACGCGGTCAGCGTCCCGGCCGCCGCGGGCGAGCCGTCCTGCACCGGCGGCGCCCCCAGCAGCCCCGCCGCGACGCCGACCGCCACCGCCACCGCCACGCCGACCGCCACGGCAACGGCCACGCCGACCGGCACCGGCTCGCCGACCGGCACGCCGTCGGGTGACTGCCAGACCGGTTTCGCCTCGCACGACAGCGGCGCCGTCGCCGCCGGAGCGACCGCGGTGACCAGCACCTTCACCGCGAGCAGCGGCCGGCACGCCGCCTGCCTGGCCGGTCCGTCCGGGGCCGACTTCGACCTCTACCTGGACAAGAACGTGAACGGGCGGTGGACCAACGTGGCCCGCTCGACCGGTGAGACGGCGCGGGAGAACCTCGCGTACACCGGAACCGCCGGGACCTACCGGTACCGGATTGTCTCGTACGCCGGGTCCGGCAACGCCGTGCTCGGCTGGAACGCACCCACCGGCAGCTGA
- a CDS encoding carboxyl transferase domain-containing protein produces MRLIHAVRELAAETGAQIETVALYTDVDRTATFVREADIAYDLGPAASRPYLDLKGLEHALVQTGADAAWVGWGFVAEDPAFAELCDRIGITFIGPSADAMRKLGDKIGSKLIAEEVGVPVAAWSRGPVETLEAALEAAERIGYPLMLKATAGGGGRGIRKVASAEELADAYERTSQEAARAFGSGIVFLERLVTGARHVEVQVISDGQGTAWAIGVRDCSVQRRNQKVIEESASPVMPPERAAELKASAERLAVKVGYRGAATVEFLYHPGEDLLAFLEVNTRLQVEHPITEYVTGTDLVKLQIHVASGNRLEGDRPVERGHAIEARLNAEDPDRDFAPSPGKIVRLEFPAGPGIRVDTGVSEGDSIPGDFDSMIAKVIAYGKDRDEALGRLRRAMAETTVVIQGGATNKSFVLDLLDQPEVIDGSADTGWIDRVRAEGRLVSDRHSGVALAAAAIEAYEDEEHVEQQRLLSTAFGGRPQVRHESGAPLDLKLRGATYRVRVARVGAHRFRVGIEAGDDVRLADVTLERFDEHSGRIVVNGVRHRLLTGTHGAITLVEVDGVTHRISRDEGGVLRSPMPALVVATPLEAGAEVEAGAPVLVLEAMKMEAVLRAPFRARVKEVLVAVGSKVDAGAALLRLEPVGGDEAAEAAATTTAPIDLPAAPDGQPARQRAARGQEDLRSLLLGFDVDPHDERRVLDDYLAARAVAIEEGRRPLDREVELIEVFADLAELSRNRPAGEEPGDTHVHSAREYFHTYLQSLDVERAGLPASFQTKLGKALGHYGVTELERTPDLEAAVFRIFLAQQRATADAAVVAALLRAWLQEPPPDTALHEPAGLALERLVAATQVRFPAVADLARGVVFKWFGQPLLRRNRARVYAEIRKHLRHLDEFPQAADRADRIASMVRSTEPLVRLLGQRLVRHNLDNAVLLEVLTRRYYGNKGLSSVTAVTSQNVAFVVAERDGSRVVSAAERFEKLGAALAGLAELAEADGAIDADIYLAWEGQPADTEELATALHEVVSGVPLPPQVRRVTATVAGRSGAVMHHHFTFRPSTTGMEEERLIRGLHPYIAQRMQLERLRKFDLTRLPSADEEIYLFQCVARENPADDRLVAFAQIRDLTELREQDGRLVALPTTEDTISTCLDGIRRAQSRRPSDKRFNTNRIVIYVWPELGLTEAEMEMIARRVSPTTAGAGLEEILFIARRRDEKTGELVKVNVRITFSATGGTELIVGPPTSDPVEPLDGYRQKVLRASSRNTVYPYELVEFLGTFSEYDLDEQHALVPVDRPKGRNTSALVAGVVRTVTSRHPEGIARVVLLGDPTKSLGALSEPECRRVIAALDLADRLGVPLEWYALSSGARISMSSGTENMDWVAAALKRIVEFTQAGGEINIVVAGINVGAQPYWNAEATMLMHTKGILVMTPDSAMVLTGKQSLDFSGGVSAEDNFGIGGYDRVMGPNGQAQYWAPNLMAARDVLMAHYEHTYVVPGETGPRPVATSDPASRDISDFPHVVDGSDFTTVGEIFSPTANPDRKKPFDIRTVMRALADQDHPVLERWAGMADAETAVVQDAHLGGQPVCLLGIESRSVPRRGFPPTDGPDTYTAGTLFPRSSKKAARAINAASGNRPLVVLANLSGFDGSPESMRKLQLEYGAEIGRAIVNFQGPIVFTVISRYHGGAFVVFSKALNPNMTVLALEGSFASVLGGAPAAAVVFTGDVNARTATDPRVTELQARVSAASGADRSALAAELDELRSSVRAEKLGEVAAEFDRVHSIQRAVEVGSVDAVIKAAELRPRIIEAIRGRQS; encoded by the coding sequence ATGCGGCTCATTCACGCCGTCCGGGAGCTCGCCGCGGAGACCGGCGCGCAGATCGAGACCGTCGCGTTGTACACCGACGTCGACCGGACCGCCACCTTCGTCCGCGAGGCCGACATCGCGTACGACCTGGGTCCCGCCGCCTCCCGGCCGTATCTGGACCTCAAGGGTCTGGAGCACGCGCTGGTGCAGACCGGGGCGGACGCCGCCTGGGTCGGCTGGGGCTTCGTCGCCGAGGACCCGGCGTTCGCGGAGCTGTGCGACCGGATCGGGATCACGTTCATCGGCCCGAGCGCCGACGCCATGCGCAAGCTCGGCGACAAGATCGGCTCCAAGCTGATCGCCGAGGAGGTCGGCGTGCCGGTCGCGGCCTGGAGCCGCGGCCCGGTGGAGACGCTGGAGGCCGCGCTGGAGGCGGCCGAGCGGATCGGGTATCCGCTGATGCTCAAGGCCACCGCCGGTGGTGGTGGGCGCGGCATCCGCAAGGTGGCCTCCGCCGAGGAGCTGGCCGACGCCTACGAGCGGACCAGCCAGGAGGCGGCCCGCGCCTTCGGCAGCGGCATCGTGTTCCTGGAGCGCCTGGTCACCGGCGCCCGCCACGTCGAGGTGCAGGTCATCTCGGACGGGCAGGGCACCGCGTGGGCGATCGGCGTGCGGGACTGCTCGGTGCAGCGCCGCAACCAGAAGGTGATCGAGGAGTCGGCGTCCCCGGTGATGCCGCCGGAGCGGGCCGCCGAGCTCAAGGCGTCCGCCGAGCGGCTCGCCGTCAAGGTGGGCTACCGCGGCGCGGCGACCGTCGAGTTCCTGTACCACCCCGGTGAGGATCTGCTCGCCTTCCTCGAGGTCAACACCCGGCTCCAGGTCGAGCACCCGATCACCGAGTACGTGACCGGCACCGACCTGGTCAAGCTCCAGATCCACGTGGCCTCGGGCAACCGCCTGGAGGGTGACCGGCCGGTCGAGCGCGGGCACGCCATCGAGGCCCGGCTCAACGCCGAGGACCCGGACCGCGACTTCGCGCCCTCCCCCGGCAAGATCGTGCGGCTGGAGTTCCCGGCCGGCCCCGGCATCCGGGTGGACACCGGCGTCAGCGAGGGCGACAGCATCCCCGGCGACTTCGACTCGATGATCGCCAAGGTGATCGCGTACGGGAAGGACCGGGACGAGGCGCTCGGCCGGCTGCGCCGCGCGATGGCCGAGACCACGGTCGTCATCCAGGGCGGCGCCACCAACAAGAGCTTCGTGCTCGACCTGCTCGACCAGCCCGAGGTGATCGACGGCAGCGCCGACACCGGCTGGATCGACCGGGTCCGCGCCGAGGGCCGGCTGGTCTCCGACCGGCACTCCGGCGTGGCCCTCGCGGCCGCCGCGATCGAGGCGTACGAGGACGAGGAGCACGTCGAGCAGCAGCGCCTGCTCTCCACCGCGTTCGGCGGGCGGCCGCAGGTGCGGCACGAGAGCGGGGCGCCGCTCGACCTGAAGCTGCGCGGCGCGACGTACCGGGTCCGGGTGGCCCGGGTCGGCGCGCACCGGTTCCGGGTCGGCATCGAGGCCGGCGACGACGTCCGCCTGGCCGACGTCACCCTGGAGCGCTTCGACGAGCACAGCGGCCGGATCGTGGTCAACGGCGTACGCCACCGGCTGCTCACCGGCACGCACGGCGCGATCACCCTGGTCGAGGTGGACGGCGTCACCCACCGGATCAGCCGGGACGAGGGCGGCGTGCTGCGCTCCCCGATGCCCGCCCTGGTGGTGGCCACCCCCCTGGAGGCGGGCGCCGAGGTCGAGGCCGGCGCGCCGGTGCTCGTCCTGGAGGCCATGAAGATGGAGGCGGTGCTGCGCGCACCGTTCCGGGCCCGGGTCAAGGAGGTGCTGGTCGCGGTCGGCAGCAAGGTCGACGCCGGCGCCGCGCTGCTGCGCCTGGAGCCGGTCGGCGGCGACGAGGCCGCCGAGGCCGCCGCCACCACGACCGCCCCGATCGACCTGCCCGCGGCGCCGGACGGGCAGCCCGCCCGGCAGCGTGCCGCCCGCGGTCAGGAGGACCTGCGCAGCCTGCTGCTCGGCTTCGACGTCGACCCGCACGACGAGCGCCGGGTGCTCGACGACTACCTGGCCGCCCGGGCCGTCGCGATCGAGGAGGGCCGGCGGCCGCTGGACCGCGAGGTCGAGCTGATCGAGGTCTTCGCCGACCTGGCCGAGCTGAGCCGTAACCGGCCGGCCGGCGAGGAGCCCGGCGACACCCACGTGCACAGCGCCCGGGAGTACTTCCACACCTACCTCCAGAGCCTCGACGTGGAGCGGGCCGGCCTGCCGGCGTCGTTCCAGACCAAGCTCGGCAAGGCGCTCGGCCACTACGGCGTCACCGAGCTGGAGCGCACCCCGGACCTGGAGGCCGCGGTCTTCCGGATCTTCCTGGCCCAGCAGCGCGCCACCGCCGACGCGGCGGTCGTCGCCGCCCTGCTGCGCGCCTGGCTCCAGGAGCCGCCGCCGGACACCGCCCTGCACGAGCCGGCCGGGCTCGCCCTGGAACGCCTGGTCGCCGCGACCCAGGTGCGTTTCCCGGCGGTCGCCGACCTGGCCCGTGGCGTGGTGTTCAAGTGGTTCGGCCAGCCGCTGCTGCGCCGCAACCGCGCCCGGGTCTACGCGGAGATCCGCAAACACCTGCGGCACCTGGACGAGTTCCCGCAGGCCGCGGACCGCGCGGACCGGATCGCGTCGATGGTGCGCAGCACGGAGCCGCTGGTGCGGTTGCTCGGCCAGCGCCTGGTCCGCCACAACCTGGACAATGCGGTGCTGCTGGAGGTGCTCACCCGCCGGTACTACGGCAACAAGGGACTGAGCAGCGTCACGGCGGTCACCTCGCAGAACGTCGCCTTCGTCGTCGCGGAACGGGACGGCTCCCGCGTCGTCTCGGCCGCCGAGCGCTTCGAGAAACTGGGCGCCGCCCTCGCCGGGCTCGCCGAGCTGGCCGAGGCCGACGGCGCCATCGACGCCGACATCTACCTCGCCTGGGAGGGCCAGCCGGCCGACACCGAGGAGCTGGCCACCGCGCTGCACGAGGTGGTCAGCGGGGTGCCGCTGCCGCCGCAGGTGCGCCGGGTGACCGCCACGGTCGCCGGGCGCAGCGGCGCGGTCATGCACCACCACTTCACGTTCCGGCCGTCCACCACCGGGATGGAGGAGGAGCGACTGATCCGGGGGCTGCACCCGTACATCGCGCAGCGCATGCAGCTGGAGCGCCTCCGCAAGTTCGACCTGACCCGGCTGCCCTCGGCCGACGAGGAGATCTACCTCTTCCAGTGCGTCGCCCGGGAGAACCCGGCCGACGACCGGCTCGTCGCGTTCGCCCAGATCCGGGACCTGACCGAGCTGCGGGAGCAGGACGGCCGCCTGGTCGCCCTGCCGACCACCGAGGACACCATCAGCACCTGCCTGGACGGCATCCGGCGCGCCCAGTCCCGGCGCCCGTCGGACAAGCGGTTCAACACCAACCGGATCGTCATCTACGTGTGGCCGGAGCTCGGCCTCACCGAGGCCGAGATGGAGATGATCGCCCGCCGGGTGTCGCCGACCACGGCCGGCGCCGGCCTGGAGGAGATCCTGTTCATCGCCCGGCGGCGCGACGAGAAGACCGGCGAGCTGGTGAAGGTGAACGTGCGGATCACGTTCAGCGCCACCGGCGGGACCGAGCTGATCGTCGGACCGCCGACCAGCGACCCGGTCGAGCCGCTCGACGGCTACCGGCAGAAGGTGCTCCGGGCCAGCAGCAGGAACACCGTTTATCCGTACGAGCTGGTGGAGTTCCTCGGTACGTTCTCCGAGTACGACCTGGACGAGCAGCACGCCCTGGTCCCGGTCGACCGGCCGAAGGGCAGGAACACCTCCGCCCTGGTCGCGGGGGTGGTCCGCACGGTCACCTCCCGGCATCCGGAGGGGATCGCCCGGGTCGTGCTGCTCGGTGACCCGACCAAGTCGCTCGGCGCGCTCTCCGAGCCGGAGTGCCGCCGGGTCATCGCCGCCCTCGACCTCGCCGATCGACTCGGCGTGCCGCTGGAGTGGTACGCACTGTCCTCAGGCGCGCGGATCTCGATGAGTTCCGGCACCGAGAACATGGACTGGGTCGCCGCCGCGCTCAAACGGATCGTCGAGTTCACCCAGGCCGGCGGCGAGATCAACATCGTGGTCGCGGGGATCAACGTCGGCGCCCAGCCGTACTGGAACGCCGAAGCCACCATGCTCATGCACACCAAGGGCATCCTCGTCATGACCCCGGACTCGGCGATGGTCCTGACCGGCAAACAGTCCCTGGACTTCTCCGGCGGCGTCTCGGCCGAGGACAACTTCGGCATCGGCGGCTACGACCGGGTGATGGGCCCCAACGGCCAGGCCCAGTACTGGGCACCGAACCTGATGGCCGCCCGCGACGTCCTCATGGCCCACTACGAACACACCTACGTCGTCCCCGGCGAGACCGGGCCGCGACCGGTGGCCACATCCGACCCCGCCTCCCGCGACATTTCGGACTTCCCGCACGTGGTCGACGGCAGCGACTTCACCACCGTCGGCGAGATCTTCTCCCCGACGGCGAACCCGGACCGCAAAAAGCCGTTCGACATCCGTACGGTCATGCGCGCTCTCGCCGACCAGGACCACCCCGTCCTGGAACGCTGGGCCGGGATGGCCGACGCCGAAACCGCCGTCGTGCAGGACGCCCACCTCGGCGGCCAGCCCGTCTGCCTGCTCGGCATCGAATCCCGCTCGGTACCCCGGCGCGGGTTCCCGCCCACCGACGGCCCGGACACCTACACCGCCGGCACCCTGTTCCCCCGCTCCTCGAAGAAGGCGGCCCGGGCGATCAACGCGGCCAGCGGCAACCGGCCCCTGGTCGTACTCGCCAACCTCTCCGGCTTCGACGGCTCCCCCGAATCCATGCGCAAACTCCAACTCGAATACGGCGCCGAGATCGGCCGGGCCATCGTCAACTTCCAGGGCCCGATCGTGTTCACCGTCATCTCCCGCTACCACGGCGGCGCGTTCGTCGTCTTCTCCAAGGCGCTGAACCCGAACATGACCGTCCTGGCTCTGGAGGGCTCGTTCGCCTCCGTGCTCGGCGGGGCACCGGCCGCCGCCGTGGTCTTCACCGGTGACGTGAACGCGCGGACGGCGACCGATCCGCGGGTGACCGAGCTCCAGGCCCGGGTCTCGGCGGCCAGCGGGGCGGACCGCAGCGCACTCGCGGCCGAGCTGGACGAGCTGCGCTCGTCGGTGCGGGCGGAGAAGCTCGGCGAGGTGGCGGCCGAGTTCGACAGGGTGCACAGCATCCAGCGGGCCGTCGAGGTCGGCTCGGTCGACGCGGTGATCAAGGCCGCCGAGCTGCGGCCACGGATCATCGAGGCGATCCGGGGACGCCAGTCCTGA